The genomic window acttgttatgtatttggtcgtgcacttgtttaatgctatgtaCTGTGGGTTGGTATTTCGTATTGAATTTtcgcataccgaccgtgttcgacataattccgctcgaattggttcgttttcgaaattctagatattccgtaagttcgtgttcgttttcgtgtccggcttgtccgctttcgctttcgctttcgtatttcaaatgtaaaagtagaaaacggttgaggagtttttcgaccgagttcgaccgttttcatccttagtgaTGATGCCTTGCCATCAGTTTCATCAAGGAAAGGCAACAGAAGGAACAGGTCGAGGTGGCCGTCGCAACAAAGTTCGCTGCCCTTCCTTGGAGATTTGGAAGGGGCAGTGTTCTTTCCGCGCTGAAGAAATCACTAGATCGTCTTGGCCTATCGTCAGTTGAGCTCTACCAACTCCACTGGTTGGTTCTTCTGCTCTTTCTGCAGATAcatgttcttgttcttgcccGTAAAAATGCAAGTTTTTATTAACGTTTTCATTATCTTTTGGCAGGCCAGGGATTTGGGGGAACGAAGGTACCCGATGCAGCATACCCTTTGCAAAAGTTAAATCTGATTGACTAATCAGTGCACTTCATTGTTCTGACATGACAGAGCATGCATGATGCAGGTTACCTTGATGGCCTCGCAGATGCTTATGAGCAAGGCCTAGTAAAGGCTGTTGGAGTCTCAAACTACAATGGTTTGTATTTGTATCATGTCTTTAGCTCGCAAAAATGGTACTGCGCGCTCATTGAAAtaacaatatatctactatggttTATATAAAGAGAAGCGCCTTCGGGATGCACATGCTCGCCTGAAGAAGAGGGGTGTTCCACTTGCTGCAAACCAGGTGAATTACAGCCTCATATACAGAACCCCTGAGCTGAATGGTGTGAAGGCAGCTTGTGATGAGCTCGGTATCACCTTGATTGCTTATTCCCCGATTGCCCAAGGTGGGAGGCAGACTCTTAATTTATTACCCAATTATGTGTTCGTGTAAATAAATTAAACAGTTTTGGATTGATGTAAGCCGTAATCCAATTTTTTGTTTTCCAATCTCATTTCCTGCGCTAATCTGTTCCCATAATTCAGGTGTTCTGACAGGTAAGTACACTCCAGAAAAACCCCCTACTGGTCCTCGAGCAAATACATACACACCTGAGTTCCTCACAAAGGTTAGTGTTCTGTAAACTAGAGCTCGCTAGATACACTGACACACAGCTTCAATCTCTGCAATTCAGCTTTGTTATCTGAAATCTGAAGATGCATCATGTCATATATGTACAGCTCCAACCACTTATGAACAGGATTAAAGAGATTGGAGCAAGCTATGGCAAGAGTCCAACCCAGGTACGGTGCTTCACCTACAAAAGCTTGGAACATCTCAAGATCAAAGACAGTTGAGATGATAACGAGATGTACGGACACTGCTGATCTTGCCTTTGTTCCTTCGTTTCAGGTATCTCTGAACTGGCTGACCTGCCAAGGGAACGTGGTGCCAATCCCCGGAGCCAAGAATGACAGCCAGGCCAAGGAGTTCGCCGGCGCACTCGGTTGGAGCCTGACAGGAGATGAGGTCGAAGAGCTACGAACTCTGGCACGTGAAATCAAGGGCATCAAGATGCCCATCGAG from Miscanthus floridulus cultivar M001 chromosome 11, ASM1932011v1, whole genome shotgun sequence includes these protein-coding regions:
- the LOC136493223 gene encoding uncharacterized oxidoreductase At1g06690, chloroplastic-like, with amino-acid sequence MALQVTGGVGCCCPRPLPGSGGRRLPQAAAALCHPPRAVASGATTVVEEDEGKVRLGGSSVVVTKLGIGAWSWGDTTYWNDSEWDDRRLREAQDAFDASIDNGMTFFDTAEVYGTALMGAVNSESLLGGFIKERQQKEQVEVAVATKFAALPWRFGRGSVLSALKKSLDRLGLSSVELYQLHWPGIWGNEGYLDGLADAYEQGLVKAVGVSNYNEKRLRDAHARLKKRGVPLAANQVNYSLIYRTPELNGVKAACDELGITLIAYSPIAQGVLTGKYTPEKPPTGPRANTYTPEFLTKLQPLMNRIKEIGASYGKSPTQVSLNWLTCQGNVVPIPGAKNDSQAKEFAGALGWSLTGDEVEELRTLAREIKGIKMPIEES